A stretch of Glandiceps talaboti chromosome 18, keGlaTala1.1, whole genome shotgun sequence DNA encodes these proteins:
- the LOC144448829 gene encoding mitotic-spindle organizing protein 2-like yields the protein MSAAIRTGQNYKYTITTKKSKSVLSSEEEDLYELCQLAGISMSPKIYRIVLELIRMNIGPHAILQVLKSMTNNSRHLSPNVSQNMYRPPIESTFHPSTTVNSSKSQSRSRIGPHS from the exons ATGAGTGCTGCTATCCGAACAGGCCAGAACTACAAgtatacaataacaacaaagaAAAGTAAAAGTGTCCTTTCATCGGAAGAAGAAGACTTATATGAATTATGTCAACTAGCTGGAATATCAATGAGTCCTAAAATATACAG GATTGTGCTTGAACTAATCAGGATGAACATCGGTCCTCATGCTATTCTACAAGTACTAAAGAGTATGACCAACAACTCACGACATCTTAGTCCAAACGTTAGTCAGAATATGTATCGCCCACCTATAGAATCAACATTCCATCCATCTACAACTGTGAATAGTAGCAAGAGTCAGAGCAGATCCAGAATTGGACCACACTCATAG